From Falco cherrug isolate bFalChe1 chromosome 4, bFalChe1.pri, whole genome shotgun sequence, one genomic window encodes:
- the MIEF2 gene encoding mitochondrial dynamics protein MID49 isoform X2 produces the protein MLEESWQDLALIKATPKPPKKQRREDLSQPLLPPVQPPAPETPQVKSICLTLQEKLLSHYSSWLAVPEVQVSIAPQLARSIGTQLQNFLWSKCPEMPFGRLFLSGPLLDGLGALAADHIHLMLPVVLDTALWSLIPGEDTVVRNPQYWLIKRTDLEYFPRGCSPWDRFIVGQYLSSNVLNETLHKMLVASINWPAIGNLLGSVIYPVVASQELRLEVKHDQVELSITLFPVVEMEGKVLLAVPPEGLVENLWLESFYKAEVSKVKELDAADAGARQHCLRILNGICKSHPALHKLSGSPLTHVILHLSATSSDWAEESLADRFQQVLEELVGYLEKGVLPSYFNCKINLFCELLEEEIDEMGFLLYRAISEPELLLREK, from the exons atgctggaggAGAGCTGGCAGGACTTGGCCTTGATCAAGGCAACACCAAAACCCCCcaagaagcagagaagggaaGACCTCAGCCAGCCTCTACTCCCTCCGGTTCAGCCACCGGCACCAG AGACTCCTCAGGTCAAATCCATCTGCCTCACACTGCAGGAGAAGCTCCTCTCGCACTACAGCAGCTGGCTGGCCGTGCCTGAGGTGCAGGTGTCCATCGCCCCACAGCTGGCCAGGAGCATCGGCACCCAACTGCAGAACTTCTTGTGGAGCAAGTGCCCAGAGATGCCCTTTGGCAGACTCTTCCTCAGCGGTCCTCTGCTCGATGGCCTCGGAGCTCTGGCAGCTGACCATATCCACCTCATGCTGCCGGTGGTCCTCGACACTGCGCTGTGGAGCCTTATCCCGGGAGAGGACACCGTGGTGAGGAACCCCCAGTACTGGCTGATCAAGAGGACTGATCTGGAGTATTTCCCTCGTGGGTGCAGCCCCTGGGACAGGTTCATCGTGGGCCAGTACCTCTCCTCCAATGTGCTTAATGAGACCCTCCACAAGATGCTGGTGGCCTCCATCAACTGGCCTGCCATAGGTAACCTGCTGGGGAGCGTCATCTACCCGGTCGTGGCCTCCCAGGAGCTGAGGCTGGAAGTCAAACATGATCAGGTCGAGCTGAGCATAACCCTCTTCCCAGTGGTGGAAATGGAGGGCAAGGTTCTTCTAGCTGTTCCTCCTGAAGGACTGGTGGAAAACCTCTGGCTTGAGAGCTTTTACAAGGCAGAGGTCTCAAAGGTGAAGGAGCTGGATGCAGCTGATGCTGGGGCTCGACAGCACTGCCTCCGCATCCTGAACGGCATCTGCAAGAGCCATCCTGCCCTGCACAAACTGAGCGGCAGCCCCTTGACCCATGTCATTCTTCACCTCAGTGCCACCAGTTCAGACTGGGCAGAAGAAAGCCTTGCTGACAGGTTCCAGCAGGTGCTTGAGGAGCTGGTAGGCTACCTGGAGAAAGGGGTCCTGCCTTCCTATTTCAACTGCAAAATCAACCTCTTCTGTGAGCTGTTGGAAGAGGAAATCGATGAGATGGGCTTCCTGCTTTACAGGGCCATATCGGAGCCAGAGCTCCTGCTGAGGGAGAAATGA
- the MIEF2 gene encoding mitochondrial dynamics protein MID49 isoform X1 encodes MAGLGRPRGERQAGNGLGSILDVLLANARLVLGVSGGAVLAIATLAVKRLIDRATSPRDEGDPKAEQKMLEESWQDLALIKATPKPPKKQRREDLSQPLLPPVQPPAPETPQVKSICLTLQEKLLSHYSSWLAVPEVQVSIAPQLARSIGTQLQNFLWSKCPEMPFGRLFLSGPLLDGLGALAADHIHLMLPVVLDTALWSLIPGEDTVVRNPQYWLIKRTDLEYFPRGCSPWDRFIVGQYLSSNVLNETLHKMLVASINWPAIGNLLGSVIYPVVASQELRLEVKHDQVELSITLFPVVEMEGKVLLAVPPEGLVENLWLESFYKAEVSKVKELDAADAGARQHCLRILNGICKSHPALHKLSGSPLTHVILHLSATSSDWAEESLADRFQQVLEELVGYLEKGVLPSYFNCKINLFCELLEEEIDEMGFLLYRAISEPELLLREK; translated from the exons ATGGCCGGGCTCGGGCGACCGCGGGGCGAGCGGCAGGCGGGCAACGGGCTGGGCAGCATCCTCGACGTGCTGTTGGCCAACgccaggctggtgctgggtgTCAGCGGTGGGGCTGTGCTCGCCATCGCCACGCTGGCCGTCAAGCGG ctgATAGACCGAGCCACCAGCCCTCGCGATGAAGGCGACCCTAAGGCTGagcagaagatgctggaggAGAGCTGGCAGGACTTGGCCTTGATCAAGGCAACACCAAAACCCCCcaagaagcagagaagggaaGACCTCAGCCAGCCTCTACTCCCTCCGGTTCAGCCACCGGCACCAG AGACTCCTCAGGTCAAATCCATCTGCCTCACACTGCAGGAGAAGCTCCTCTCGCACTACAGCAGCTGGCTGGCCGTGCCTGAGGTGCAGGTGTCCATCGCCCCACAGCTGGCCAGGAGCATCGGCACCCAACTGCAGAACTTCTTGTGGAGCAAGTGCCCAGAGATGCCCTTTGGCAGACTCTTCCTCAGCGGTCCTCTGCTCGATGGCCTCGGAGCTCTGGCAGCTGACCATATCCACCTCATGCTGCCGGTGGTCCTCGACACTGCGCTGTGGAGCCTTATCCCGGGAGAGGACACCGTGGTGAGGAACCCCCAGTACTGGCTGATCAAGAGGACTGATCTGGAGTATTTCCCTCGTGGGTGCAGCCCCTGGGACAGGTTCATCGTGGGCCAGTACCTCTCCTCCAATGTGCTTAATGAGACCCTCCACAAGATGCTGGTGGCCTCCATCAACTGGCCTGCCATAGGTAACCTGCTGGGGAGCGTCATCTACCCGGTCGTGGCCTCCCAGGAGCTGAGGCTGGAAGTCAAACATGATCAGGTCGAGCTGAGCATAACCCTCTTCCCAGTGGTGGAAATGGAGGGCAAGGTTCTTCTAGCTGTTCCTCCTGAAGGACTGGTGGAAAACCTCTGGCTTGAGAGCTTTTACAAGGCAGAGGTCTCAAAGGTGAAGGAGCTGGATGCAGCTGATGCTGGGGCTCGACAGCACTGCCTCCGCATCCTGAACGGCATCTGCAAGAGCCATCCTGCCCTGCACAAACTGAGCGGCAGCCCCTTGACCCATGTCATTCTTCACCTCAGTGCCACCAGTTCAGACTGGGCAGAAGAAAGCCTTGCTGACAGGTTCCAGCAGGTGCTTGAGGAGCTGGTAGGCTACCTGGAGAAAGGGGTCCTGCCTTCCTATTTCAACTGCAAAATCAACCTCTTCTGTGAGCTGTTGGAAGAGGAAATCGATGAGATGGGCTTCCTGCTTTACAGGGCCATATCGGAGCCAGAGCTCCTGCTGAGGGAGAAATGA